DNA sequence from the Tenacibaculum mesophilum genome:
TTTAAAACAGCATTTTACCAAGTGGAAACCGTTTATTAGTAAATTTGGCTTATTGCTAATTGAATTACACACATCAAAACCTGAGTTGGTTGCTAAAAATTTAGGAAAAACAGCGGCTACTGCCTATGATGCTACACATGGTTATTCTGATCAATACATTATTGAGCTTGATGAATACATGAATGCTATGGAAGCTATTGGGTTGACTCATGATAAAAACACGTTTAGAAAATTTCCAAACTCGGAATTAGCTACAGTTTCTATAAATCTTTTTAAGTAAAAAAGCTAGAGTAGTTAAACTACTCTAGCTTTTATAAAAGATAAGTTCAATTTATCTAAATGTTAAACTGGAATTCCTTATAAATAGACGATGAGTTTCCATTTTTATCTAAGACCACAACCATTAAAAAATAAGTCGTGTTATAATCAATACTTTGTTTTTCAATAAAAGTACTTTCTGTTTCTTTTATCAATTCAACTGTATCTTTTGACTCCCCTAAATATACTTTGTATTTTAAAATGTCATTATCAAGATCAGATGCTTCCCAACTGATATTAATCGTACCATCTTTATTATCTTCTAATGTTATACTCGCAGGAAATGGAGCATGATTAGAAACAGAAACTCCTTCTGTATAAAAATTCCAAGCACTATTACTCTGTTTTCCTTTATTTTGTATAATAGCAGTTACATTCCAAGAAAATTTTGTTGCTTTTGGCAAAATAACACTCATAGAATTAGTGTTAGTCATCTTTTCAATTCTATTTCCACTTTCAGTGTTAGTAAGTACCACTTCATAAGATATAGCATTTGTAGAATTACTCCATTTTAAAGGAATAGAAACTTCGGTATCAGATACTTCAGTTCCTTCTGTACAAAGCGTATTATTTTCAGGAAAAACTAACTCAAAAGCCCCTAATTCTGGTTCTGATGGTACTGGATCTTCACTTCCCCCTCCTCCACAAGAAATTAAAATTAATTGTATAAATAGTATAAATATTAGTTTTCTCATTTTTTGAATATTTTTGTGTTAACGGTTTGTGTTGAAGTAGTAACTGTTACAAGATACATTCCTGTAGCTAGAGTATCCATTGGTAATCTAGCTCCTCCATTATAAACATCAAGCTTAGCTGATAACACAGTAGCTCCCTCAAGGCTTCTTACGGCTACTATGGCAGAATTACCTGTAACACCAGAAATGTTTAGGTAATTTGTAACTGGAATAGGGTACAATGTAATACTTTTAACTGTAACGCTCTTGTTATAAACACCTTGACATGGTTTATTTGTTGTTATCTCTACAGAATTATTTCCATTATTTAGATTAACTGTTATTTCTCGTTCACCAGTATCTTTAAAAGTATACAAATACTCTTTATTATTAATTGTTACTTTATAGTTTTCACTACCTGATACTTGATAAGTAAGTGAAGTGCCTTTTAAACTCGCTTGAGAAACTTTTAAGGCTACTGGAGCACTAACCATTACATTATAACATTGGCTGAAACTAGGTAACTCTGACGCAGTAACACATATTTCATAACTTCCTACAGGTAACTCTGTAATTTCTAATCCAGAAGTATAGTTTACATTTTCAAAAGTTTTATTTATTACACCTTGTCCTACCAAAATTACTTTATAAATATAATTCTTTTTAAATGAAAGGTTTACAATACCGTTACTTTTATCTGGACAAGTGGTACTGCTTACCATGACCTGAATATCACTAGGCACTATATCAATTAATTGGTATTGAGCACAACCATTAACATCAACAATGCTTCCTTCACTTGTATTAGGACATTGATCAACATTATTGAATACACCATCATTATCATCATCTAATTGACTCTCCGAACATCCGTCTACATTTACCGGTTCTCCTGTTGGAGTATTAGGGCATAAATCTTTGTCATTATTTATTCCATCATTATCATCATCTAACTGACTTTCGGAACATCCATTAGAGTTTACCGACTCTCCTGCTGGGGTATTTAGACATAAATCATCTACATCCTTTATTCCATCACCATCTAAATCTGATGGATCCACATTTAATATTATTCTGTTTTTCGTCAATTTTAAGTCAGTAATAAGACTATTACTAATAACACAATCATAAACACCCTTATCAGTTAATTTTAAACTCTCAATAACATACTCTCTGCTTTTAGCACCATTAATATCTACCCCATCTTTACGCCATTGATAAGTATTGTTAGTACTTTTAGTAGCTTCAACAGTTAATCTAACTTCATCTTCTTCTATTACTGTAATTATTTCTTCCGTATCAATATTCGACTGAGGTTGGTAAAAGAAACCAAATAATGTTTTATAAGTATTAAATTCATTTTCAAAATCTTCAAAAACGAATTGATTATCTTGAATATCCAAAATTTGTAATTTAGTCAAACTCGTAAGATCTGGAATAACTCCTGATAATTTGTTTCCTCCTAATTCTAGTAATTGTAAATTACTAAAAGTATTAATAAATTGAGGTATTTGACCAGTAAGCTTATTTCTAGAAAAATCTAGAGAATAAAGAGCTGTTAATTTAGAAAAAGAAGCAGGTATTTCTCCTTCTATATTCCCATATATTCTTAAACTTTTTAGTTTGATTAAATCCCCTATTGAAGCAGGCATTAATCCAGTCAAAGGTATATTAAATGAGAGGCTTTCTAGATTAACAAGCGCTCCAATTTCATCTGGTATACTACCTGACATTTTATAAGCTCTAATACTTAATTCTTTTAGTTTAGTCAAATTACTTATTGTCGTAGGTATACTTCCTGTTAATTCATTATTAAATAAAGTCAACCTTTCTAAATTGGTTAAATCTAATATATTTTCTGGAAAATCACCTTCAGAAGAAAGATCCACATTACTTAAATATAGAGATGTAAGATTTATAAGCTCCGATAAATCATCAGGAAAATCCAATGTAAGCATGTTTCCATGACCATCAATTTTAACATTTTTTAATGATATTATATTAAAAAGACAACTTGGTATAACACCAGTTAAGTTAAGTTGATCTATATTTATCTCTTCAATCTTCGTAAGATTACATAAACTAGAAGGAATGCTTCCTGTGAGCCCATTACTAGTAGAACCTAACCCTAAAAGCGTTAATTTTCTAAGTTCTGTTAGATTTCCAAGATCATCTGGTAAAGTCCCATTAAGCTTTCTATACCTAATATCTAATTCTGTAACTCTACCAACTGTATTTACTGTAACTCCTTCCCAAGTACTTATATCTGCATTGAGATCCCAAGGATTTGTCCAATTTGCCCCATCAGTAGCATTATAAAATGCTATAAGGGCATTTTTATCATGTATTACACCTTTAGATTTAACTTTTAATGTTATTTCATTTTTCAATAATATTAAGTCGGTAATAATACTATTTTTTATAACACAATCATATACTCCATTATCATTAAAACCTAAATTATTTATTGTATAAGAACGATTCGTTGCTCCATTAATTTCAACACCATCTTTACGCCATTGATATGAATTATTAGTACTATTGGTTGCTTCTGCAATTAAAGTAATAGATTCTTCTTCTATTACCGTAATATTTTGCTCTTCATCTATTTTAAGTTGTGGTTGGTAAGAAAAAATATATGGTATTTGATTTTTGTAGTTTGTATATTCATTTTCAAAATCTTTGAAAACAAATTTATTATTATCAAACTCTAAGTTCTGTAAATTTGTTAATGTTGTAAAATCAGGAATAGTTCCTGACAAGTTATTATGACTGAAATCTAAACTTGTTAAAGTATTAAAAGTATTAATATAAGAAGGGATATGACCCGTTAGTTTATTTCTAGAAAGATCCAGAGCACGAAGAGATGTTAATTTTGAAAAAGAAGATGGTATTTCACCTTCAATATTTGTTGATACTATTGTTAAACTATTCAACTTAGTTAAATCACCTATTGAAGAAGGTATCACTCCAGTTAACGCCCCACTATGTCTAAGTGAAAGCTCTGTTAAATTACTAAGTAGCCCTATCTGTTCAGGTATGTTTCCAGTTAATCTAGTAATATAAAGAGATAATTTTTCTAAATTGGTTAAATCTAAAATACTCATTGGAAATCCTCCATTAGATGAAAGATCTATTCGACTCAAACTTAGAGTTGTAAGATTTGTAAGGTTTGATAAATCATCAGGAAAATCTAGAGTTAATAAAGGACTATTACCTATTAAATATACACTTCTCAATGATGCTATAGTAAAAAGACAACTCGGTACTGCTCCTGTCAATCCTGGCATATCTATTATAACATCTTCAACTTTTACAAGGTTACAAATACTATCAGGAATACTACCTCTCACACTACTAGAAGAACCTTCATTAAGATGTAATTTGATCAATTCTGTTAGGTTTCCTAATTCATTTGGTAATTCTCCATTAAGTTTTCTATAATTAAGTGATAAACTTGTTACTCTTCCTAAGGAATTTACCGTTACTCCTTCCCAAGAATTCATAGCTTCATTAAGATTCCATGAGTCTGTCCAATTTGCGCCATCAGTAGCATCATATAACGATATAAGAGCATTTCTATCGTTTATAGCTCCAATTGTATTGTAATTAATAATGTTTCTCTTTAAAGTAAGGTTTGGTACATTGGCATTCTTTACTTCACAGTAATACACACCTGCATCAGTTAAAGTTGATCCTGTAATTTGATAGGTAGGATTAGTAGCTCCTCCAATTGGAACATCATTTTTATACCACTGATAGGTATTATTAGCGCTTGTTAACCCTGTAATTGAAAAACTAATATTTTCTCCTACATTTAATTCAATTGTTTCTATTTCACTAACTCTATTTTGAGGACTATAGGTAAATGTAGCAACATTATCTTCTAAAACTTTAGCTATATTGTCAAAAGATGGAACTCTTTCAAACACAGAAAAATTAATATTGTTATTACTGATATCTAAAGTGTTTATTCTGAATAAAGAAACATTAGTATAATCTGGTAAATCTGTTAATAGGTTATTAGATACAAAAACTTCACCTACGTTTGCAATTGATTCTCCAATCTCCACTGGTAACTTACCTGTCAATTTATTATAGCTTAAATTGATTTCAACAAAATGTCTCTCATTAAGCGTAAAAAGCTCTACAGGTATATTCCCTGTTAATTGGTTATTTTGAAGGTATAAATAATTAAGATCTTTTGCATTCCCCAAAGCACTAGGAATAGCACTAGTCAAGTTATTATTTGAAAGATTTAGTGTATTTAAGCTTTTTAAGTTACCTAAATCAGCAGGTATAGATCCACTTAAATTATTATTTAAAAGATTTATCTCATCCACATGTCTTTCGGCTCCTGAAGCACCAAAAACAACACTGGTAACCACTCCATACCAATTCTGTGGAGAGTCATTCAAATCCCATTTGTTTGTCCAATTTGCTCCATCTGTAGCATTATAAAGCGCTATTAAAGCATCTTTATCACTTTGAGAAATTTCTTGAGCATTTACATATACGCCAAAAAGGACTAGCGTAAAAAGTAGTAGTCTTTTCATATAATTTTTTTAATATTCAGCGTCAAAAGTAATTAAAGTTACCTCAATCACAAAAAATTACTTTCCATTTAGTTTGTACTTACTTAGAAATCTATTTTTATCAGTCTTTTTAAATAGAAAAGCGGGGTTTAAACCTCGCTTTTCTATAATTTATATGACTCTTTTCAATATTCTATTTCTCCACGGTATTTTCTTTTACCGATAATAAGTTTGCAAATAACTTATAAGCTCCTGAAACTCCTGCTGGAAGCTCTCTAAAGAAGCTTAACCCTGTATAGATATAGTTTCCTTTACCATATTTAGCAACTAACAAACTTCCTTTTTTTACTGACTCCCCTTTATCATGCATAGATAATATCGAAGTGTATTCTTTACTCCATTTGTTAGGAAAATATAAGCCTCGTTCTTGTACCCAACCATCAAAATCAGCTTCAGTAATTTTGTTTGGGTAATTTAAAATAGAATGTTCTTTAGCTAACAAGGTTACTTTAGAATGTTCGTCTGTTACTCTATCGCGTGATAATTGTAATTCATACGGCGCTTGTACATCTACTCCTCTATTCGTGTTGTATTGCACTATTAAATTTCCACCATTTTTTACATATTCTAACAAGTATTTTTGCTTAAACTGCAATTCTTTTATAGTGTTATATGCCCTAATACCAACAACAACTGCGTCAAATTGCTCTAAATTTCCATTAATCTCATTTACATTCAACTCTGTTACCTCATAGCCAATTTGTTGTAAACTTTCTGGAATAGCATCTCCTGAACCTTGTATATACCCTATTCTTGTACCGTTCTTTTTTATATCCATACGTACAACTTTTGCTTGTGATGGTAATAATACTGACTGTTTAGGAATATGACTATAATTAATTTCTATCAATTCTTTATCATAACTTTTACCTTCAACTTTTGCTATAGCTTTTAAAACTCCTTCTGATTCATTTTGTGTTGGAGTAACCATAAAGTCAATCAACTGAATATCTCCCTTTTGGTCTATAGAAAATTTTGCTTCGTTTGGAGTAACTTTCCACCCTTTTGGTGCTTTTAGAGTAACTATTCCATTTGTATTTTTCGCTCCAGAACGAACTTCTACAGTTACTTTTTGAGATTTTTCTGAAGAAAAAACAAGTACCTTATTCAATAGCTTTGTTGTTACTTTCGGTAACACCTCAAAAGGTTCATAAATTTCTCCTTTATCTCTTTTAGCGTATCTATGTACCACTGGAATTGTAAATGCAATTGGTTGGTCTTCAATTACAATATTGTATTGAATTTGAATTGGCCTTAAAGACTCTGGATTACCTATTAATTTTTGATCGTTTACTTTGTACATTCCCAAATCCCACTGAGTAGCTAACCAATATGGCGAAGAGTAAGAAACATCTTTAGCGATATTGATTTTACTTTTAAAGTTTTGTTTACTATTGGGTGCTAAATCCAATTCTTTTTTGATGTTTTTCCCTTCAGGAAGGATAGTAATTGATGACAACTCCATAGAAATGAAACTTCTATTTAGTGCTTCAAAATTTACATTAATTGTACTGCTTGGAATTGAACTAGAACTTTCTGCCGAGGCTTCTAGATATAAACCTGCACAAGCTTTGATAATTTCATTCAATTCTTTAGTTTTAATAGCTCTCCAATGTGAATCTTTTAGTTGTCTTACCTTCTTATAGGCTTCCAATAGGTCTGGTAGATGTTTTGATGGATTTACAAAATCAAAATTTTGTTCAATATCATATAAAATATCTCCTATTTCTCCTCCGCCTTCTACTCTATTCCATGTTGTATTTATTCCTGAAAAAATATCTTTTTTGTCTTTAGGAAATTCTCCTTTTAAAAACTCTACATATTCTGTTTGACTTCCTCTAGTGGTTAACCTTCCAAACCCTTGGCATAAATGTTGACTGCTTGCTATTGCTGCTACTTCATTATTAGACAATCCTTTTAAAGGGTAGTACGTTCCTATATCAAAGCTTAACATATTACTTTTGTCTGCTTTTTCAAAAGCTTCTTCACTTCCGTAAAACCACCAAGAAGTATTAAAAAACAACCTATTAGGCCTCCATGTATCTGTATCCTTTAATTGCTCAGGGTATTTTGATTTATCATTAGCTAAATCAAAAGCTTCAACACTTAACATCGCTGATGAAGTATGGTGACCATGCGTTGTTCCTGGTGTTCTATGATTAAAACGATTGATAATCACATCGGGTTTGAAAGTACGAATTGCCCAAACTACATCGGCTAAAACTTTATCTTTATCCCAAATTTTTAACGTTTCATCAGGGTGTTTTGAATATCCAAAATCATTAGCTCTAGAAAAACGTTGTTCTCCTCCATCTACATTTCTTGCAGCTAACAGCTCTTGAGTACGAATAACTCCCAAAAGTTCACGCATTTCAGGACCTATTAAATTTTGCCCTCCATCTCCACGGGTTAACGACAAATATCCTGTTCTTGCCTTTTCATGATTAGATAAATATGCGATCAAACGAGTATTTTCATCATCAGGATGCGCAGCGATGTATAATGCAGAGCCTAAAAAGTTTAATTTTTGAACTTTCTCGTAAATCTGATTTGAAGTAAGTTTTTGTGGTTTTTGTGCGCTTATTGTTAGTGAAATCAATAAAAAAGATAGTAATAAAAGTACTTTTTTGTGCATTTTTAATAGTTTGAATACTACACAAATGTAACTTTTTTAACTAAAGTATAAAGCACATTAACAAAATGCTAACATATTGGAAAGTAACATCTATATGTTAAGCAATAAAAAAACTCAAACTTCACTTGAAGTTTGAGTTTTTTTTGCCTTTTAAAAATATGTTTTATTGTATATAGTAATATTTTCTGTCATATCTATTTCCGATAACTTCAAATTCTATGGATTCACCCTTATACCCAAAATTCATATCTACTAAGTAAAAATTTTTATCAAAAATAAACTTATACTTATTAACCCCTACTCTTTCCCATTGAAATTCTTCTAACTCTTCTATACATTCGCCTGTTGAACTATTAGAACTAAACCAGTCTCTTTTAACCTTGTTATTACTGAAAAATTCAATAGTACTTAATTTTTCGCAACTTGTAAGAGTCATCGGAATATCTGTCTCCTCTAACTTATCAAATACTTCTGCTTCTCTTAAAAATCTTTTTCCTAAAATAGGATCCTCAATAACAACTTCATTACTTTTAGTTTTGCTTCCTCCACCTTTAACAACTAGATATATAGTAACAGGAAAACTCACAGTATTATCTAAGTATAAACTTCCATTATAGTTATTTCCTCCTTCATATCCCGTAGTTATTGTCTCTGAGTCTTTTAATTGCCCATTCATGTATAACTCAAAAGTTAATTTCCCTCCTTCTTCAAACTCATCTGACCGAATACTTAACGAGCTTCCTACATTACTCCAGTTTATTTCTATAAACGGATTACTAGACGCTAAATCATCACTATTACTGCATGAAGAAAATGACAATAGTAGTACTAAGGAAAAAATTAATGCAATTTTTGTTTTTGTAAAATACATTTTCATAGTTTTAAATTTTAAATTGACGCGAATATAGTTTTTTAATCTAAAAAATACTCATCTTTAAAACCTATTAAATACAATTTTTCTTGTGCACGTGTAACAGCTGTATATAACCAACGTAAATACTCAACCGAAGCTCCATCTGGCAAGTATGGTTGTTCTATAAAAACTGTTTTCCATTGACCTCCTTGAGATTTATGACAGGTCATTGCGTAAGAGAACTTTACCTGAAGCGCATTGAAATACTTATTTTTCTTAACACCCATAAATTGCTTGTACTTTGATTTTTCATGTACAAAATCTTCTTTTACAGCTTCATATAATCGGTTAGATTCTTCATACGTTAATGACGGACTTTCACTTGTAAGAGTATCTAACAACAACACTGTTTCAAAAGGTTTCATATCAGGATAATCAATCATGCGAACTTCAACTTCTGCAAACTTAAAGCCGTATAATTCTTTAATTGAATTTATACGCATAACTTCACAAATATCTCCATTTGCTATAAATCCTGCCGAAGAAGAGTCTTTTAACCAGTAGTAATTATTTTTCACTACCATCACGTAATCTCCTGTAGAAATTTCATTTTCTTGTCCGCGAATTTTAGTTCTAATCTGTTGATTGTATTGATTAGCTCTCTTATTTGAACGTACAATAATAGCAGTATCTTCCACTCCTATATCTCCATCATAAGCCATTGTTATAGCATCTTGAATATCATAACCATCTTGTAGACGAATAATGTCGGGATAATTTAAATCAAATTGAAAATGTATTGAATCATTCTGAATTAACAAACGTAAATCGGTTGCATTAGCCAAAATCCCAGAGCCTTCTTCTTGTCTAACCACTTCGTCTAACTCAATTTCTGTAACTTCTTTATTAAACTCAAACGAAAGTTTGTCAGCTTCTAAAGCTGGACTCATAGTTAACTTTACAGGTGGTAACTGTGCCGTATCTCCAATAAAAATAATTTTACAATTTTTTCCTGAGTATACATATGAGATTAAATCATCCAATAAAGAACCATTTTCAAATAATTTCGCGTTCTGCTTTTCATCAGAAATCATAGAAGCTTCATCTACAATGAAAAGAGTATCAGTATGCTTATTAGGTTGCATTACAAAATTTACAGCTCCACTACTTTGCTTTTTAGGAAAGTATATTTTTTTATGAATCGTAAATGCCTGTCGGTTAGAATATCCTGAAATTACTTTCGCTGCACGACCTGTTGGCGCTAGTAAAACTGCTTTTTGTCCTATTTTCCATAAATTATGTACAACGGTACTTATTATTGTTGTTTTACCTGTTCCTGCATACCCTTTTAATAAAAATAAAGCACGATTATCATCTGAAAAAATAAAGTCTGTTAAGACATCTAGTAACTCATTTTGTTTTTCTGTAGGCGAATACGGGAATTTTTGTAGTATTTCTTTATAAAATTTCGGAGCAGTTTGTATCATATATCAAATAATATTCAAAGATAAGTCTATTTCTAAATAATTATTTTCATCATTGAAAAAAAATTGTAGATTTGCGAATATCATACATTAAAAATTAAAAAAATGAATTTATTATTAATGATTTTAGCAGCTGTTGTAGTTGCAGTTCTTTTAGCATTACTTGTTGTTAAGTTTGTTCCTCTAAAAATGAGATGGTTAGTCTCTATATTATTATTAGGAGCAACTGTCTTTTTAGTATATAAAATTTATAATGGTGTTATGGAACCTATTAATTTTAACAAAGACAAGAGAGTACGTTATGCTAAGGTTATTAAGAATTTAAAGTTGATTCGAGACGCTGAAGTAAAATATAAAGAAGTTTACGGAACATATACTAATAATAAAGATACTTTGCTTGCCTTTATTAAAAATGGTCAATTAGCTATTACAGAAACTAAAAACGTTGAAAAAACTGTTGAGTTAGGTGGTGGTATTACTAAAGATATATCTGTTAAAGTTATTGATACTGTAGGGTACGAGCCTGTTTTAAAATACTTTGAAGGTAAAGAGTATGCTACTATGTTTGATGTTCCTGGTACAGAAGAAAAATTTGAATTAGCTACAGGTAGAGTTGAAAAAGTTGCTGGCTTAGAAGTTCCAGTTTTTGAGGCGAAGGTTTCTAAGAAACCTATCTTAAAAGGAATGAATCCTTCTTTAATAAAGCAAGAATTAGAAGCCATTGAGACAGATCAAATTAAAGGTGAGTTTGTTTCTGTTGGTTCTTTAACTGAAGTAACTGTAGGTGGTAACTGGCCTCCTTATTACGATAAAGGTGACGCAATTGCAAAAAAAGAGTAAAAAAATTAGCGCTAATGCGCAGTATAAAAGTTTATCCATCCAATTTAGTTTGGATGGATTTTCTTTTTGTATATCAAACTCAGAAACAAAAGAAACTCTTCTTTTTACCAAGTATACATTTTCTGACTCTATTGCTTCTCCAGAACTATTACTAGATAAAATCATCCGTGTTTTTGATACTGACAAAGATTTACAACAAGACTTTACAGCTGTTTTTGCCATTCATCAAAACAATTTAGCTACGTTGGTTCCTAACAAGCTCTTTGATAGAAATAATTTAGTTCCATATTTAAATTATAACGTAAAAACGTTAAAAACAGATTTTATAACCTACGATTTACATACTGTAATAGCTGCTAATACAGTTTATATACCTTATGTAAATATCAACAACTACCTTTTTCAAAATTTTGGGGAATTTGAATACAAACATCATTCAACAGTTTTAATAGATAAACTACTAAACTATTCTGAGAATGATTCTGAAGATCAATTCTTTGTATATGTTTCTTCTTCTTATTTAGATATCGTTGTTTGTAAAGAAGGCAAACTATTATTTTATAATTCATTTTTATACAATACAAAAGAAGATTTTATATATTACATTCTTTTCACTGCTGAACAATTACAAATGGATCCAAATTCTTTCCAATTGACATTTATCGGTGATATTGAGAAAGAATCAGATATATATTCTATTACTTATTCATACATTCGAAATATTCACTTTATTAATCCAATTAATAGTTTTTTTGCCGATAGTAAAGACTTTTCGAATCACTCTAATTTTATACTCATAGCCTAATGCGAATTATTTCTGGAAAATATAAAAGTAAAAGAATTACAGCTCCTAAAAACCTGCCTGTAAGACCCACAACAGATATGGCAAAAGAGTCTTTATTTAATATTTTAAATAACTTCTATTATTTTGAAAACATTTCTGTACTAGATTTATTTGCTGGAACAGGAAACATAAGTTACGAATTTGCTTCTCGAGGTACTGAAACCATTAATGCTGTTGACGCTCATTATGCTTGTATAAAATTCATTAATCAGACAGCTAAGGATTTAAACATGTCTATTAACAGCTATAAAAGTGATGTATATAAGTTTTTAGAAAAAACGCCCCTTAAAGTAGATGTAATTTTTGCTGACCCTCCATATGACTTTGAAGAAAAACAATTTTTAAAAATAGCTGACATAGTTTTTGATCGCAACTTGTTAAATAATGATGGGCTTTTGATAATTGAGCACTCAAAACATACAGATTTATCTCAACATCCCTATTATAACTATGAAAAACGCTATGGTGGTAACGTTTTTAGCTTCTTTGAAATAGTTAATGATAACCAAGAGTAATACTTATAACTAATTTATCTATTAAAACAACCTAATCAACTATAGAAAACTGAATTCCAACGAAATAAGCTATTTATTTTAAAAGCAAGTTATAATTTTATAATATAAATTTAAAACTATGTATTATGGAATTTAAAATTAAAAGCTCTAAAAATTATTTAAAGATATCAGGTGACTTAACTCTTACCAACGTTCAGCTTTTTGAAGTAATGATTTATTCTTTTATAAAAAAATATAAAGACATTAACATAGATATTAGTAATGTTACTAATATTGATACTCTAGGGGTTAATTCAATTGTAGAAGCTTATCAGTTTTCTTTAAAAAATAAAAAGAATTTGCTTTTTTGTGGCAAAGGCTCAAAAGATATTATGGATGAATTATATTACAGAAATGTGGCATAAAAAAACAGCCATAATTTTATATGATATTATGGCTGTTTTTTTTAATTAATAATTTAAGAATACATTTTCTCTCTTAATTCTTTTACTTTAGAGTCCTCTAAATATTCATCGAAAGTAGCATACTTATCAATAATCCCTTTAGGTGTAATCTCTATTATTCTATTAGCTACTGTTTGTGCAAACTCATGGTCATGTGTAGTAAACAATACAGTTCCCTTGAAGTTTATTAATGAATTATTCAACGCTTGAATAGACTCTAA
Encoded proteins:
- a CDS encoding fibronectin type III domain-containing protein, which translates into the protein MRKLIFILFIQLILISCGGGGSEDPVPSEPELGAFELVFPENNTLCTEGTEVSDTEVSIPLKWSNSTNAISYEVVLTNTESGNRIEKMTNTNSMSVILPKATKFSWNVTAIIQNKGKQSNSAWNFYTEGVSVSNHAPFPASITLEDNKDGTINISWEASDLDNDILKYKVYLGESKDTVELIKETESTFIEKQSIDYNTTYFLMVVVLDKNGNSSSIYKEFQFNI
- a CDS encoding immunoglobulin domain-containing protein; its protein translation is MKRLLLFTLVLFGVYVNAQEISQSDKDALIALYNATDGANWTNKWDLNDSPQNWYGVVTSVVFGASGAERHVDEINLLNNNLSGSIPADLGNLKSLNTLNLSNNNLTSAIPSALGNAKDLNYLYLQNNQLTGNIPVELFTLNERHFVEINLSYNKLTGKLPVEIGESIANVGEVFVSNNLLTDLPDYTNVSLFRINTLDISNNNINFSVFERVPSFDNIAKVLEDNVATFTYSPQNRVSEIETIELNVGENISFSITGLTSANNTYQWYKNDVPIGGATNPTYQITGSTLTDAGVYYCEVKNANVPNLTLKRNIINYNTIGAINDRNALISLYDATDGANWTDSWNLNEAMNSWEGVTVNSLGRVTSLSLNYRKLNGELPNELGNLTELIKLHLNEGSSSSVRGSIPDSICNLVKVEDVIIDMPGLTGAVPSCLFTIASLRSVYLIGNSPLLTLDFPDDLSNLTNLTTLSLSRIDLSSNGGFPMSILDLTNLEKLSLYITRLTGNIPEQIGLLSNLTELSLRHSGALTGVIPSSIGDLTKLNSLTIVSTNIEGEIPSSFSKLTSLRALDLSRNKLTGHIPSYINTFNTLTSLDFSHNNLSGTIPDFTTLTNLQNLEFDNNKFVFKDFENEYTNYKNQIPYIFSYQPQLKIDEEQNITVIEEESITLIAEATNSTNNSYQWRKDGVEINGATNRSYTINNLGFNDNGVYDCVIKNSIITDLILLKNEITLKVKSKGVIHDKNALIAFYNATDGANWTNPWDLNADISTWEGVTVNTVGRVTELDIRYRKLNGTLPDDLGNLTELRKLTLLGLGSTSNGLTGSIPSSLCNLTKIEEINIDQLNLTGVIPSCLFNIISLKNVKIDGHGNMLTLDFPDDLSELINLTSLYLSNVDLSSEGDFPENILDLTNLERLTLFNNELTGSIPTTISNLTKLKELSIRAYKMSGSIPDEIGALVNLESLSFNIPLTGLMPASIGDLIKLKSLRIYGNIEGEIPASFSKLTALYSLDFSRNKLTGQIPQFINTFSNLQLLELGGNKLSGVIPDLTSLTKLQILDIQDNQFVFEDFENEFNTYKTLFGFFYQPQSNIDTEEIITVIEEDEVRLTVEATKSTNNTYQWRKDGVDINGAKSREYVIESLKLTDKGVYDCVISNSLITDLKLTKNRIILNVDPSDLDGDGIKDVDDLCLNTPAGESVNSNGCSESQLDDDNDGINNDKDLCPNTPTGEPVNVDGCSESQLDDDNDGVFNNVDQCPNTSEGSIVDVNGCAQYQLIDIVPSDIQVMVSSTTCPDKSNGIVNLSFKKNYIYKVILVGQGVINKTFENVNYTSGLEITELPVGSYEICVTASELPSFSQCYNVMVSAPVALKVSQASLKGTSLTYQVSGSENYKVTINNKEYLYTFKDTGEREITVNLNNGNNSVEITTNKPCQGVYNKSVTVKSITLYPIPVTNYLNISGVTGNSAIVAVRSLEGATVLSAKLDVYNGGARLPMDTLATGMYLVTVTTSTQTVNTKIFKK
- a CDS encoding PIG-L family deacetylase yields the protein MHKKVLLLLSFLLISLTISAQKPQKLTSNQIYEKVQKLNFLGSALYIAAHPDDENTRLIAYLSNHEKARTGYLSLTRGDGGQNLIGPEMRELLGVIRTQELLAARNVDGGEQRFSRANDFGYSKHPDETLKIWDKDKVLADVVWAIRTFKPDVIINRFNHRTPGTTHGHHTSSAMLSVEAFDLANDKSKYPEQLKDTDTWRPNRLFFNTSWWFYGSEEAFEKADKSNMLSFDIGTYYPLKGLSNNEVAAIASSQHLCQGFGRLTTRGSQTEYVEFLKGEFPKDKKDIFSGINTTWNRVEGGGEIGDILYDIEQNFDFVNPSKHLPDLLEAYKKVRQLKDSHWRAIKTKELNEIIKACAGLYLEASAESSSSIPSSTINVNFEALNRSFISMELSSITILPEGKNIKKELDLAPNSKQNFKSKINIAKDVSYSSPYWLATQWDLGMYKVNDQKLIGNPESLRPIQIQYNIVIEDQPIAFTIPVVHRYAKRDKGEIYEPFEVLPKVTTKLLNKVLVFSSEKSQKVTVEVRSGAKNTNGIVTLKAPKGWKVTPNEAKFSIDQKGDIQLIDFMVTPTQNESEGVLKAIAKVEGKSYDKELIEINYSHIPKQSVLLPSQAKVVRMDIKKNGTRIGYIQGSGDAIPESLQQIGYEVTELNVNEINGNLEQFDAVVVGIRAYNTIKELQFKQKYLLEYVKNGGNLIVQYNTNRGVDVQAPYELQLSRDRVTDEHSKVTLLAKEHSILNYPNKITEADFDGWVQERGLYFPNKWSKEYTSILSMHDKGESVKKGSLLVAKYGKGNYIYTGLSFFRELPAGVSGAYKLFANLLSVKENTVEK